CGCAACGGGATGcccagagaggcaggagtCCGGCCGACTGCAAAGCGACGAGGGCGGCCGAGGGCCAGGCGATCCTCCAGACCATCCGGAGCGAACGCTCTCGAGCCGGGACGGGAACGGCTGTTGATCTGTTGCAAGCTTCGGCACCTGCCGAGGCTGCGGACCGTAAAGGCGACGTTCATGCTCTGGCTGAACCGGGTATTGACTTGGACCTGGACTGCGCTGAGATGCAAATGTGGCGCCGCAGAGACTTGTCGGGGTGAGTGACGCAGCAGCCTCTGGTGGCGACGCGGAAGCAGACGGCTGTGCGGCAAGAtgcgcggaaaagagagagtaCACTGAGTGGAGAGGATACCGCTGGTTGGCGCCGGACAGTCCTTTCGAAGGCCCTTTGCAGTGCACCAGCTCATCCTTCCTTGCTGCGAAGGAACTGGACGCCGCGTCAGCATTAACGGGGAGAAGCGTTGCGGGAAGCGAGATGTTCGGGGTGAGTGGCGCCCTGCCGTAAGGAACAAACAGACAAGAATCCCCAAAATCCCTCCTGGTGCTTGCTCTCCGGGGGAGAAAAGTTCCGATGCCACCGAGGTTCACGTAGAATTCGTCCCTCGCAGTTGGACTGAGAGATATTTGCTCCTGTTAAATGCTACCCAAAACAGAATAGGCCTTAATCAATTCACCCGACGCAAACGCACGGTATGGTACGACCCGCTTCATCACGTCTTCAGAAGTAAAACACTCTATCTGGCGGGAGCTTACGTGTAAGCGAGCCTACTTCTCACATGGTCCAAGTTAGAGACCCGCTGCGTCGTCAGCGGAGGTCAAACGCTCAAGGGCGGTGACAGTGTGCGTCTGAAACACCGTCTCGCATGAAGGGAATTCCCGCCCAGAAGTCCGGTTCTTACCCTTCAGCAacttcatcttcttctgctGGCGAAAACGATGCCACCGGCCGGTGCGCATCCCGACCGTGCTCGACTCCGGTTCGAGAATAACaaacgtctctctgtgcagcgCGTTGGGATCTCGCTCCGCTGTACTGTCCGCGGTCGTCATTGGCGGCTGGAACCTCGGCATCAATCGTGGATTGACGCGCACGGGCGGTGTGCCCAGAAGGAGCATCGGCATCTGTTTCTTGTGCCCGTTCCGCTGAAAACGATGACACCGGTAAGCCGGTCTCGTTCGGGCTAGAGTGATGCATCGACTCCAAAGGGCGCCCTGGAAGCACAGGAAAGGTCGGTGACTCTGCGTGAGGACCGGCTCCAAATAGAATCCCCGTTTATGCCAGgagtgcgtttctctctggcccCGGTTGCCTGGAAGTGTGACATGCATGCTGTCAGTATCAacacgcaggcgcagcaaACTGCTGCGGACTCGCCCACACACAACGGTTGCGAGATCAGAGTACATGCTGACTCTCTTCACTCGCGCCGTGAACCCTGTCTTGGAAACATCCGGAGAGCGGAACGTATCTTACGTTCAAGTATGCGTCTCCCAAACTGTCGTTAGGGTGGCCTGGCGACTCCGTTGCATGGGTGGTTCTTTCCGTCCAAGCACTCTAGCAGTTAACAACAGTCACTAGGGCGGCACCGCGCGGTGTACCACCATCCTCACCAGCAAcatcgccttctctcggttgATGGAGGTTCATAACGGGATGAAGCGGTTTTTTccgtgctgtctcctcctctttgcggctgtctcttccggcgAAGTAATTGGCAGTGCAGCTCCGGCCACCTTCCCCCTGTGTCGACAGTCCCATCATTGGAGGAAAAATACAAAGAACGCCGCACATCACGGGGACCAGGTCATTAGAGTGTTGCAGCAGATGTGCGGGATCACTTGGAAAGCTTTTTTCAAAAATTCTTCTGGCAACACGACTGCGCTGCTCGCTTTCGTAAGTGTCTCGGCGCGTGTCGGCGAGGACAAAAAACTCGAGAATTGGGCAGAATAGTCAATCGCAATTTGCCGCGAGGCTCTGTAGACCCGCTCGACTGATGTGTGAGCTTCTGCTGTGCTCGACACCGTGATCCCCTCCATTTTCAGTGCGAGGTCACACGACTAAAAATTGGCGTTCTGGCCACTCAACAACTGGTGACCGCCAAAAGCACAGCGGCTCCTGCCATCCTGGCCAGGCGATGGAGTGCTGATAAAATCCTTAAGGAGAGcacctttcgtctcctgcgcaCACTTATTCAGAGGGACAATTTCTGACGCGAGGAGCGCGTAGTGTTTGATGCTCTGTACAGGCCACAGCTCCTTGCTCCTGCTTACCAATTGCACGAGACTATTGCCCGACAATCCATCGGATCTGCAGGCGCGACAAaacaaaaacacagaaaaggaaccACGTAGGACTGCTGCTTGTGTGATGTGGCCCACTGACTGAAGCGGAATTGAGGACGCAGTTTCGGACCATTCCGAGCTCATGTGAGCCTTCTTGAGGGAGTGTATGACTAGTTGGTAAGCAAAGCAGGAAACTGGCGAGCGAGAGTTCTTTGTTCAAGTCCGtactcgcctctctgcacgtACGCGTCGGTTTTGACAGACGTGATTGCATTCGGTTCGAACACCCCCACAGGCCGAGACTTCAACAGTCTAGTTCGGGTGAATCAGGCCTGTGCCTGTTGCAGTTGCTGTATGGTGTTTTCTCGCAGTTATATATAGCAGCCAGGAATGGAAGGCTCTGACGGTGACTTCTCGGTTCGGTCCGCCGCATCTGCCCAAACCTTGATGACTGTCTTGATTGCAGACTACTCTTGCAGTATAGGAAGTCGATTTGTGCTGGGCAAGACATGCAGGTACCTCTCCATCGTGGTTTGAACTGAAACCAGTACAACAGTTATAGTGGCAACGCGGGACCATCATGTGTCGGCTGATCCACGTGGCTGCCGCCGCGCGACTCACTTGCAACTTGAAGCTTGATCAGGTGTCTCTAGGCGGTCCACGCAGGGTACACCCGGAACACCTTCTCTTGGAACAAGAGGGCCAGCAACCTTCCTTAACAATTCATTTGATCGTGACGGAGGTTCCTGCAGCTGGTGCCCTGTAACGCTCCAAATCTCCCCTTGCTCACTTTGCTGCCGTGTTTTGGATTGTTCCGCCAATTCGGAAGGCAGGCGTTGGAGAGGATGGCACGCGCCTTGGTGCCTCGTGGCTTGGTCCCACTGGTGTCCCTGCTGTGGCTGCATCTGTTCACACAGAACTCGACGGTTGTCACCAGTGCTTTGTTCTCCCTGTGATTTGCTGCTCGGCACCGTTGCAACCGTTTCCCCTTTCAGTTTCGCTGGCGCTTGGGTGGTTTCCAGATCTTCCGGCACCTGCTGGCTCTGTGCAGCTTTAGTGCAGGCATCCTCTGCACTTGAAGGTTCATATTGGTTGGTCCAACATGCTTTCTGATTCTGCTCGACTGCTAGCAGGTGAGGCGATTGACGTGTCGCCATCTCGAAAGGTCGCCCCTCTCGAGAACCAtccttctgtctttcctggGGCTGTGCTTGTCGGCGCGACGGTTCTGTTTGTTGTGAGTCATCGCTGCTCGGTGCCGGTTTCGTGTGTCCCTGTACGCAAACGGCAAAGGTTCTAAGTACAAGTCCAGCCAAATCTGGCCCGCACCGAGAGTGTCGACAGCTTTGCCGTTCGTGTCTGGGACGACACACTTTCGTTCAAACACACAGACTCACGCGGGCACGAGGAACCCGATCGAGTTCACCATGTGGGCCCCGCACCGCCAGGTGTACTGCAAGATGCTGTCGACAGCATTGGCGTGTTGCGCATTCGCGTGCGGTAATGAACCAAAGTACATCATttggaggagagagcgaggctaCGCATTGTTTTCGCCAGGCAGATGCTGCGGGGTACCCACCTGAGGAAACGGATTCGCATTTGATCGATCCGTTTCACAGGATGAGAACGCAAATGTCGGCTGAACACCCTCATTGGTGCTCGGCCACAGCTCCTTTTGCAGTGGACTACGCGTTTCTGCAGCTGCCTTCACTGCGACACCTAAGGAGACACCCAGGCAAACCCATTGGGAATCGTCTCCAGCTCCACCTGGGAACAGTGACAAGCTAGGGATCAAGGGAGTCGAGCCGAGCATTCATTGCTCATTCGTTACTGTGCAGTCGCACAGTCTATTTGCCGAACATACGAGGCGCTGGAGCGCTGATACTCACTGGGTTCAGCTGACTCTAGTTCCTTGAAATAAGGATGCTGCAAGGCCATTTTGGCGGTGAGCCTCGCATTTGGGTCCATGCAGAGAAGCTTGGACAGGAAGTCGATTGCAGTTTTGTCAAATTTGTTGCGGTACCTGTCGCAGGACAGAAACACACTCCGGCACATGTGCAATCCCACCGCTGGAGGGATTATGGGTCAGCTGATGAACTTCAGAGACACCTCCGAGTAGCCTGCAGCTGCTAAAGGCGTCGTGCACAGCCTTGCCACGATTCAGAGGTCCCCCCGCGACTAAGTTCTCACCGAAGGAGTAGTGTTTCCCGCGGAGGAAGctcggggaaggcgaggcccGAAAAcctggagaaacggaaagaccGGAACCGAGGATGGCCCAGGGGCTTCCAAGACAAGAGCACTAGCACAAGAAGTCCTACCCTATAAACGAAGCAATTGCGGGTCTCTATCGTTCACGCCTCTGAGCAGATGAAAGAATACCAAATCAGCTTCATGAGCGGCATGGCGCTGGTGGTCTCTGCCGTTTCTCTTCAGAGAAGCAGTGCGGCAAAAATAGGGGGAACATCCTTAGAGTGAGTTGAGAGGGATGTAACCGGCGGCAGCATATCTTCGGTTTGTGTTACTGCGTTGGTTGCACACCCCCGCAGTAGTCTTGTCCTCTAGTTCAAAATCGACAACAAGGCTCTGCTAGCCTCGTATACGGCCCGGAGGCGTACAACGCACCGCGAATTTTGCCTGAACATCTCCATGTGctgaggcagaagaggaccTAGAATCAGCTGAATCTTGTACAGTTGATCGACTTCGTTGTCGCCAGGAAACAGCGGTCGCCCGTCAATGAGTTCACCCATAATACAACCTGGCAGTTAAGACGCATCGAAGCAACACTTCCTCTTACATGGCCGGCGGAGGGGACGAGTCGACAGGTTCCCCATGTCACCAACCCGTCCCTTGTGGCCGCTTCTGTCTGTGGAGCATTGAATCTCTGTGGGGGTTTAGAGTCTAAAGCAACGGAAAATGTTTTCCCGTGACCACGCGTCCGATTAGCAATGGATGTGTGGCTATCGTGTATTCAAATGTATCGAGCGTCGCATCAGCACACACATCGTTGCTTGTACAAACGCAGCAGTTAGGCCTATGACAACACCAACCATTTTTGCTGGTGGCACTTTCTTTGCTGCTCAGTTCCTATGTTAGGCCATCCTGAGAGCCTGTTGGCTCAATGCGCCGTTCTCTTGTTGCGGCGACACACATGTGGCGCCCCTTGTGCCGCCCTCCTCAATAGCCCCCTGCCCGTGAACGCGTCGCTCCCGGCCCCAGCAGGCCTATCGAGATCTTCTCCCAGAACTTCCATCGCTGCATCGAGTTTTCCTGACCGGGATGCGCATGTGAACACTACATGTTCTATCGCTCTCTATTCATCCGTGCCACCAGACCTCATCGCGCGGTCACCTGATGAATACGGCTCACTCACCAACTGCCCACATGTCTACAGGCAGGCCGTATTCGGGGTCGCCGAGCAGCAGCTCCGGAGAGCGGTACCACCTGGTAGCCACGTAGTCGGTGAGAGGAACCGTTGCTTCGTGTAGTTGACGTGCAAATCCAAAGTCGCAAAGCTTCAGCTTGCGCGTTTTCCTACGGAAGACAATCGACGGTTACCGCCACCTCAATGTACCTGTCAGCGACGATTGAACAGTTTGTCGCCAGCTCCTACAGTGGGCTCAGTAGCGGCGGGTCTTATCACACATCCCCAGACAAAACGAAGCAGGCAATCGTAGTCGGTTGGCGATGCGCGCCGTGAGGACATGGAAAGGAGTCGCGGCTGACAACAGCACTTCCGTCGTCACCTCGAAGCTAGTTTGTATCACATTCTTCTGCTACCTCAGGCAACAACAAACACTCTTGTTTAACTACTCTGCCTCCAGGTGAACTGCCCAGAGGTTCCCGTCGCGTAGTAGGGGGAGGAAGCAGTTGGGTGTATCGTAGATGTACGGATGAATAATCGGCTGCTAAACATCTCGAGGACGCACTCTCTTGCTCTGAAAACTCCTGACCCGTCCTTCCAAAATTGGCATACAGACATAAAGGCCGGTTTTTATCTTGTAGCGCCTGTAGCGTGCCTTCCAACAGACATGTGTAGCGAGGCGGGCCGTTAGCGATGGCGTCGCATCTGCGCTCCCTTTGCCTGACCTCCCCATTGCTTTTCCAACTCACGGATTCACAAGCAGGTTTTCGGGTTTGACATCTCTGTGCACAATGCCATTTCGATGGCAGTAGTTGAGCGCCTTTACCAGCTGCCAGATACACAGTCGGACGGTCTCCTGCTGTAGTCAACAGTGCAACCGACACACACCTCTGTGTGAGATAACACACCCATGTCGTGCGCAAAACCAATGTAGTACAGCCGTCTCAATTCCACAAAATCAAATGAAGTGCAAGCGCTAGGAGCCAATTCCCATGCATGACCTGCAAGTGCTCCCTCAGCTGCGATGTCACCAACCCAGCCCCGAAAATGGGTACGAGCTATTCGACCTCTTGATGCATATATCGTTGCCGCGATCTCAAACAACACCTCCTACGGGTTATTCGGTCATGGCTTACATCCAGCCCAGCGGGAGACGCCTCGAGAAGTTCCAAAAGGtttttatgtatatattcgAACACCAAGTGCAGCTTGCCTTTCCTGGAAATTTGGCATCGTGAAAAACAGGAAGCATTACCTTGTGGATGCGCGGCTGATGCCTTCGGAAGGCGCTCAGTGTGCTATCGATCCGCACATTCGGTGCACTTAACAAATTACGtagcctctttcttcctgaaAGGGTTTCACGCTTTCCTCCTCTAAATCGTGATAGTTTTGCAGCTACGCAGGCACACAAGAATGCGCTTGTCATGGTGGAGCGTTTCTGTGCAAACCTTCTCCTCGTGTGCTGCGACTACCAGTACAAATAGAGGGTATTAAGATTGTGCAGTCAAAAGCATCATATGCGGCCTTGAGTTAACTGCTCCAGTCGGTGAGGTCTCAAAGCTTATCATGACGCCTCCCACTTCGATACATAAAGATGCGGCTCACCCTAGAATAGCGGAATGGTGACGCGAGAGTCTTCTCGTGTTCCGAGTGCGAATTGCGCAAGGCTTCAACTTTCCTTCTTACCATCGGAAGGCTTCTTTCAGTGAAACAATATTCTCGTGCCTCAAGTGTCTCAAGGCGTTGATCTCGCGTGAAATAGTCTTCTTCACATTCGTGCTTTCTGAGCATCCCGCATGATCAGTGCCACATTAGCACGGTTGAGAATCCCGTACACGAACTTCCTATTTTCTGTGGTGCACGAAATAGAGCAGGGAGTGCCCTCGACAACCACGTGTAATTGAAATgacgttttttctgttcagAGACACTGTGGCTGTTTTCGCTTGTCCGTCCACCATTCTACATAGCGTCTTCGTGTTTGCTGTATTGTTCACCGTTATTCCAGTTTCAATACAAGAGGAATGTGAAGCCGGTCACAGCACCACGGGGCAAACCTGGGGCTTCTGGCCCACGTCCGTCCCCTTTGAACACCAATGCTCGGATGTGCAGCTCCTAGTGGAAACAACACGTTTTCGTTCCGCATCTCTCAAGTCGTTTTACCTTCATTGCCCTTGAATGTTTTGATAGCGACGAGATCGCCTGAGTCCTATAACATGATtcaagagaaaacgagcaaCAGTCGCTTGTTATCTTTGACGATGAAATGTGCAAGAAGCGCCTGAGATCATTCCACATTTTTTTGCCGCCCCTCACGGCTCTGTGCGGCAAATGTGTGCGAGTTATTAAATCTCGTAGAGCATTTGTTGCACACTTCAGTCGCGTGCAGTTGCCTGGTGCACGCTTCTGCGTTCGGACGGAGAGGGCAACGCGATGATGTGAAAACATAGGAAGACACTGCAGAAAGGGGGATATACGCCGGGGAGAGTACCGGCGAGGTATCGGCTGAAACAACGCGTCACCACTCCACGAATGAAGGCGGCTTGGCTTCTGAGCTATCAACACCAAGTACCAGCCGACGGTCGAGTCTTCTGGCGCATTGTAAGGGACTGAGGAGTTCGCTTGTCTCGTGCACCTCAGAGCCTGGGACTTCCTTCCATGGCTTCACATCTATGCTTATTCCTCGCAGCCGGGCTCTGCTCTCCGTAGCCAAGATCTGTCTCATTCTTTGCACCCATCAATATCAACTACGAGTGCAATTCCTGGATGGTACACCGTATTCAAGTTTCTCACCTTCCTTCTGCATTTGAGGACAACGCCGTAGGCCCCCTCGCCAACCAGATCGAGCTTCTCATACTTATTCATTTTGCCAGTAAAGAAACTGTATCAAAGGAAACGGCTCAACCACACGTTAGGCATCAAAGGGGCCCTTGGTAGAATACATTCGCCGCCTGCGGCCAAGGCGAGTGCCCCACATCGGCGTATTTTGTGACGGCAATCGGGAAAGCCGAAGTTGGAGTCATCGTAGATTCTGTGGTCAAAGCGACCACAAAATTTTAATTGTGCTGTCGCTTTCGGGATGACGGAGTTGCATGCAAAAACAAAATCGGCTTTGCAAACATTTTTTCGCCCTTGGTAGGAGCAGGCGTTGTCCAAGGTCAAACAAGCGTTCCGTCTGTTGAttcgcttctgccttctgGTAGATTTACCAGTGTCAGAACTTGGCACGAGTCGGCAGGAATGAGAGACCTCCAATCATGTTTTGACACATTGTTGTGTGCGCGATACCGCACACCTCACCACTGGAATACCAAGATTATGATAGAACGGTTTATCTCATTGATGCCGCAATGCTACTTGGTTAGGGGCTGgattcgctgcatgcaggtcAATGCAACCCATCAGTTTTTGCCAACCAATCAATGAGGGGCCGCGGAGCCTGCAAATCAGCTAGTGATGCCGTCGAGAGGCGCCTAGAGTACCCTTACGTAAGGCTACCGCCCATGGCGTACGCATGGCGACAGTCGGAGTTCCCTTGATAAAACCATCTCCGTTCCCCTTGcacgccgtcgccgcccaCTCCAAAATGTGTAGTCTGGCCGTAGGCCAGAAAACAACGTTCTTCCGTGGACTGGTTGGAGCTCGTGAAATCTAAAACCAAACCGACCGTGCATTGGGGCCTCAGTGAGATCGGGCTGGATATTAAACGCATGCGTTGTAGACCCAAGATTTCGTTGGGTTGCCTGGCGCCGCAGCTATAGTGACTAGAGGTTTTATGTATTTGGGATTATTTTTTTCGGTTTCCTGTTTCGACGGAAACGCAgcgctcttttctccaccAGCATCAGCCCTCCTTCAGTGCATGGCAAAAACAGACGACAGGACTGAGTCAATAGTGTGATCGACGGTTTCGTGGGGCAGCCAAGTAAAGCCTGGCCGCAGGAAACACACAGGAACATGATTCAGCCATTCCCCTCGCTTACGCTTACTGAACATGCATTCTTGGCTCCCGTTTATTTTAtcatctctctcctggaGCGTTTGTAGTAGTTTAAATTAAATGGGCTCCCTAAAAGTTCACGTGTGGTTGCGGTTCTCCTGCCGGTACGCTTCCAGACCAACTGCAGgttgcttctccctcggctgACACAGCCCTTTAGACGAATGCGCTCTTTGAACAGCCTTTCTCATGGCAACTACCCCTTCCGCTCTACTGTCCCCTCGTGACTGTGAGGAGCTCCTTCTCAGAGTCTGCTGCACGTTGGCTGAAGTAGAGGAGCAGGtagttctctcttctgtcacTGAATGGAAAGAAAGTGGACTGACCAGAGATGTTCTAGAGACCCAATAATGTGCACCCTAAAGCGTCGGCCGCGTTGACGTGAGTAGCTGCTCTAcaaggagggaaaaagagaaagatcCTTCTTGGGTGTCACGCTTTTTGCAGAGCTCCGAACAGTGGGATGAAAGCAGGGACAAGTGTTCGTTGCTGCACACGACACAACGAGAGTGCTGCTACTGATTTTGGTGTTTGTGCCGCGGTGGGCATTCCAGGAAAGTTGAGCAAGCGTGAACCTGTAGACAAAGCCGAAGGGAATGACGAAAACGGAACGTTCGCTTGAATCTGGTGTGACAAATGTCTCTCCCAGATCGAGGCAATCAGGAGGACCCTGAGTGAAAACAATCTTTTTGACGCTGAGAATTTATTTAGGGTCCTCGATTGTTCTGGAGATGGCGAGCTGACTGGTGGGTGCCGGATTGTGCCACCGAAGTGGTTCTGTGTTAGGCGCGCAAATATGTAAcaacgcatatatatatatatgtagagtACACACGATCGAGACAATACGTGATAACACGTTTATTGCCGTACTCCCGTATCATGGCCACGGAACCCCATCACCGCCTTCAGGGCCACGGATCAAGCCAACAAATCCacaagcagaagaaaaactgcGACGCAAGCTACAGCCACCGAGATTAGACACTCTATTTCCCTGATTTGCACACAGGCGGTGACTTCGCTGAATTTCTCAACGAGCAGAATTTCCATCTGAGTGCGCACGAAGCACGCCAGCTGGTGTCCCGTATCACCGGCTTAGTTGAGGAAGAAGTCGTTCGCTTTCCTGCGTAAGTCTCCTAGCGAATAAATCTCAAGCGGCGGAGTAGCTTCGGGAACTACCCACATGTTTTGCCTATGGAGGAACATGCACATAAGAAGCAGCCCATTCCCGACTCCATATCTGTCATGTCTTCCACATCTTGGTAACACATCGGTGGAATTTTAACTGTTCATCCAACAATGCACAAAGACATACAGTGGCAAACTGATGATCGTCTTTTTGCCTAAGGCATCAAGACATATGTTAGCATTAGCCAATGTTCCGCGGGCGAACGGGAGCGTGCACCGGGTTTTCTAACTGTGGCCTTGATCGACACACGACATCACTGTCCGCGTAAGCGCCTGCTTCATACTGTTTAATGGCGTAACAACCCCTGCCCTTTTTCGTGCAGTGGACAGGGCATACTGATGTCTACTTGTGCTCGCCCTCTAATAGTCGTTTGCTGAGGGATGTGCGGGACCCATTTAACATCAGAATCATCCACACTGCTCGATGCCTCCCAACATGTGTTGGCGACTGAAAAAAAGGTTTTGCAGGTGGATATTTCCACGTAGCTGCGGGACCCTGGCAAGACGCAAGACGCGTGTGGCTGTAGACGAAGGATGGAACGAAATAGAGAAAGCTGTTGCTCTCATAGCCATCAAAGAAGTGGAGGCTATGGCATACTTGAGGGCAAGAATGACTGCACTTGTCGCCACGCCTTGGCCCGACTTGACTGCACTTTTCACCCTGCTTGTGGATAGCACGGGTTACATAACAAACAGTAAGGCATCACCATCGTACTCTCCCAACGACACTGGGACAAAACAACCACATTTCTCAAGGCGTTCGCAGAGTCCTCAGCGGCACAGCTCCTTTCTGATCTGCTAGCTACAATCATCGCCACCAAAATGCGGTTCCCTCTTGCTATTTACACCCGTTTCCTTCGACGACCAGAAGCTGCTGAACGGTTCATTTATAAAAAAAGTGCGGGGTGATAGGCCGACCATGCTTGGCAATGGGAGCCTTGTAGAGCCAGTCTCGACAACTTTGTCGCCTTGCATACCAATGAGCTTTTCAGCTTTTCACCGGCACAAACGCCCTGGTGACGGGTGTAACTTGTCTTCGTAAGGAGCTTTGATGGATTCCTCCTACCTCTGTCCTACGTGGTAGCTGTGGGTATCGTTGAATCAGCCATAACGCTCAAAGTCTC
This sequence is a window from Neospora caninum Liverpool complete genome, chromosome V. Protein-coding genes within it:
- a CDS encoding putative cyclin-dependent kinase-like 5 — protein: MNKYEKLDLVGEGAYGVVLKCRRKDSGDLVAIKTFKGNEESTNVKKTISREINALRHLRHENIVSLKEAFRWKGKLHLVFEYIHKNLLELLEASPAGLDQETVRLCIWQLVKALNYCHRNGIVHRDVKPENLLVNPKTRKLKLCDFGFARQLHEATVPLTDYVATRWYRSPELLLGDPEYGLPVDMWAVGCIMGELIDGRPLFPGDNEVDQLYKIQLILGPLLPQHMEMFRQNSRYRNKFDKTAIDFLSKLLCMDPNARLTAKMALQHPYFKELESAEPIQTTMERSDGLSGNSLVQLVSRSKELWPVQSIKHYALLASEIVPLNKCAQETKGALLKDFISTPSPGQDGRSRCAFGGHQLLSGQNANF